The Rhodamnia argentea isolate NSW1041297 chromosome 7, ASM2092103v1, whole genome shotgun sequence genome contains the following window.
GAGGTGAAAAGGCACCGACTTTCCAACTAAGCTTGCTTTCCCACGATTCAACACTAGCAGCTAAGTCATAAAACAATAAAGGCTTCAATTTCCAGAACTAACCAGAAATACTCAAAACATTAGAAACTAGTAAGCATCTTCCTGCCCCAAACCTCAAGCGCACAGATACAAAATCCGAAGAATGAGAGCACGAACGTTAAAAACTCTAGATTGCTTACCTGCTTCTGTGAGAGCAGCAGTATGAGTGCCACTAGTCGCAATATGGCAAATCCTCCCATTCCACGACCCCTCCACCAATCTCGGCAAGAGCTCTCTATGATACACAGAATGCCCAAGCGCTCCGAAACCGCCATACCCCCTGCACACTTCACATCAGAATGCCGAGGACGCTCAAGTCCATAAGAACCGACATTCCAATCAAattaataacaacaacaacgacAATAGCGACAAAGATTTCACTCCCAATCACTTCGAGAGAGACGCGACGCACCAAGTGAAAACCCGACCAAGCGAATCCAGCGCGACTGAGTGAAGACCACCGAGAGCAATGCACCGAACAACGTCCAGGTTAGGATTCAAAGTCGGCAAGAAGACCGGGTTCTCGTGACCAAGGCCAAGGCGTCCGCCGTCGCCCTTTCCCCATATCCATAGCTTACCATCGACAACCGCCGAAGAATGAAATAGTCCGCACGAAATGCCGACCTCAATGGCAGCATCGGAGGCCGGCGATGAGTCGGTGCGGCCAGAGCCATGGAGTCTGCCTGGGacaggagagagggagaaggaaggagggagggggaggCCGGCGACAGGAGCTGGATACATTCGGACCTCCTCGATGCCGCCGCCGAGCTGGCCGGAGGCGCCGCGGCCCCATGAGTAGAGCTGGACTGTGGCGGCGACGTCGCCGGCGGCGGGGTCGAGGTGGCGGAGGGGAAGCCTTGTGGTGGAcgaaaaagaggaggaggaggaggaggaggagagggggcGAGCGAGAGAGGCGAGGCGTTGCCTGACGAGAGACATGGAGGGGTGGGTTTCGAGTCGCAGGCCGCGAGTTTTGGAGATTTTCTGTTGAGGGGTTTTGCGAGGTTTTAAGCAGGAGCCCACTTCTCCACCGTAGGATCGGTTTGGGATGTCatgcatatgtttttttttttttttttgggtgggggtcGAATAttcatgggtttttttttttgtcagaaaatatccacggttttttttttcggccaGAAAATATCCGTGGGTTCAAAGTGCTATTTTCGTTCGTTTTAGTGATTAAAATAACGATAAGGAAGCAAATAAAATTGCTAGTTTCAAGTGAAAATTGATGAATTCAACAAAAATGAATATTTCgataaaaaatagagagtaaaattatttaaattgaaACTGACTGAATAGTTATTTTTGCAaagtaactcaaataagagtaaATACTCTTTAACAGTAATTTGTGCCTATCAATAGTGCCTAGATAAAGTTAGTACTAAAAATGTTTATTGGTAAAACTTACTTGCGTCAACAACTTTGGTAAATGAGTCACCAGTTTTTGCTATAACTCGTTGGCATTTTTGGAATTGGAGGAATGAGATTATCTCAgaggaatttttcttttcgggtCTGGTTTTGTGGATTAGGGATTGGATCAAACTCAATTTCGACAGGGCCTCTAAGGGCATCCCTAGTCCAACTTTAATAGATGGGCTTTTTCGTAATGAATTAGGCAATTGGCTTGCTGCAATCACGCAAATTGTGCGAGCGTGCTTTACGCGCACACTCGATGCTGAACCAGAGCCCCGTTGAAATATCTCCAAGTGCTTCCATTAAGCAATTATCATTCGCCTCTGACACACAACATGATTTACAAGAGATCCGCCACAAATTCTGGCGCGCGCCTACCAACTCAGCCATCAAGCAAAACAAACCTGACGAGCAAGAAGAAACGACAATGAACTACACACTGCAAAATAATGCGCTGCGAACTTCTCCAGGAATTACTAGAGCCATTCTTTTGGATTTATGCAAGCATCTAGTAGCTTCCACTCCTCACTTCCTTCCTCTGGTTTCTGCACAGAAACAAGGAGATATCCAGATTTGAGTTAATGGGTCTGAGAAAGGTTTATTCTGGATTCAAAATATATCTGATAAGACCAATTAAGAAACCTTACATGGTCATATTCCCACCGAGCAGTTAATGGAAGAGAAACAAGGATACTCTCAATTCGCCCTCCTGTCTTCAGTCCAAATGTTGTGCCCCGATCATAAACCTACATTTTTTGAAAGGGAACAAATTAATGAGGCTCAGaggggaaaaacagaaaacttgttaaatttTGTCAGCTTTGTTCCTCTCTCTTGTGTTCTCCTTCGTTTCATACCAAGTTGAATTCCACATAGCGTCCTCTACGCAGCTGTTGCCATGCCTTGTGCTTCTCTGTAAACGGCATATCTTTCCTCTTTTCTATGATTGGTATATAAGCGGGGATCACACAATTGGCACATTCTGAAAGACGGCAAAAAAGGTTACTTTCTGTCCAATGGAGACACTAAGAGAAATTCCATGGTGAAACCACATGAGAAAGCTTCCTTCCCACATTCATGTGCATTACCAGTTGCAAACGCAAGAAGCATCTCCTGATCGTAGTCATTGAGATCATCAAAAAATATTCCCCCAAGTCCTCTCCTTTCACCTCGGTGCTGCATATCAACAAAtgttgatggagatggagaaaaTTGAGATCACATACTCAACTACTAGTACTGACTTTTGATAACTGATCACCATAATATAGAACCCTGAGGACACTCGTGAGATATGAATATTCCTACGGAGGTAATGGTATCTAGCATAAGAAAACCTTTAAACAAAGCCATGGTAGAAGTGCatgacaagaaaaatataaCTTTTTGTGCAGCATCAAGTAGCCAAACCTACTTAATCAACTCCCCGTAACGCACGAGTTCACTGAAGATCCCAGTAAGGGAATGAATCCCCACTAGATCAATTGAGAAGGCTAGACTGATACATGATACAGCTGAAGATCAATGCACAATTAGGTGCCAGAATGTCAGAGAAGGCACAGAGGCACAGATTCAATAATGAGAAGCTTTGAAAGTTTACCTTGATGTAGAAATAATCATCACACCATTTCTTGAATCGAGGATAGAAGGAAGGATCAAATTTGTCACAAGCATTCTTTTGAAcctacgaaaaaaaaaagggtcatttcagcagccttatgattgaaaaattaaacaAGAACGTGTTATCTTTCCAGCAATATCAACCAGGAGTATCTACTACTTGCAATTAAAGGTCTATGAACAAGGTTATTATCAACTATAAGCACATGCTTTTCCTTGACACGACACATCAAAGTGACTACTTCTCTTGTGCAGGTGAAAACTTGAAGTCCACACATAGGTGGTAAAGAAGTTGCATAGGATCACAATGGGCAAAAACTTAACAGGAGATTCAGTGAGGGGAAGAACCATGTAGAAAAAAGACTGGCTATGCAAGAATAACTGAGCCACCTAAACCTTGTCAAGGGGAGAAGTCAACACAGTGGCCAGTTTTCACAGTTCAGCCTTCTAGAACAGGGGGTTAACACCTACTCAAGGAAATACACCTCTTTTCTCATGCCTATGTCAAACCCAGAGGGAAACACATGAAACTACAACTAGTTGCTAGACCTGTGCTTTGTAAGACATAATCAACCGCTAGATGGCAAGCAATGCATATTATTCCGATAAAAACAaattggacaaaaaagaaaactcgaGTGAAAGGACAATCTACCGAATGAAAGTGCTTGACATCCTCCTCGAAGATGTAAGAAGGAGTAAAATCAGTTCCACCACCAAACCACCATTGCCTTGGAGCTCCAGGTGCATCTACAACAATACATTGGCTACTATTTACTAGATTTCAACTGCTAAGCAAAGAATGCACATGTATCAATGATGACACATCCGAAACTCAAAAGACATACTAATATATAAGGGAGATGAAGCTATCCCTTTCTTCCTTCAGTCAGAAGTTTTCATGGGAAGAAATCACTAAAGAGCAAATGTCTCATGCTTATTAAAGATAGCCAATGATATCCACATGCACATACTTACACTTCAGATGATAACTTAAGCTTCACAAGAAGGGTATTGTAATTTGTAATTGGATTACTCACTTTCCCATAGTTGATGATGTTAATCAAACACCTCAGAAAAGCAAAACACTATCAAAGATTGAATAGGTCATGCTTTAATTTGAAATCTTCAAACATTGCATTTGACAGGAGACAGCTCATCAAGGATATAACATTACAACAGAGACAGGCAATGGCATAGCAGTATTCAAAACACGTAGCAGTCGTAACAATAGCTGGAACTACAAGCTAAAAGAAAGTAAAGCAGAGATGCTCTACTAGCATTTCTTTTGTGCATTACCACATCAGACTAATAATGCTTCTGTTTCACCATAACATAAAGATGGAGGAAGGCGCTATCAGATCAGAAAGTCAATTGAACGGTGTGGTCATCTGAGATGGGAACCTTCACATGTCATAGTACCCAGACGTTGCCTTTATGATTGGCTCTTGTGAGGCATAAGAAGGCAAGATTAGAAAACTAAAGAGGATCTCATTGTATACGTCGTTGAGGCTATTATACTAGACAGAGCATACCAAATCCAATCCCACAATATGGACATTTCTCAATCTATCTCAACAGTGATCCTAACAGCATAGTTATTCTCGATGAACACTTCTTTATCACGGGGACCTTTGAAACTTTCCTGCATGAATCTCAATTAAGAAGTTCGATAGACATAAACATGTCAAGTTAGTGATTCTATGAAGTAAGCGATTGCGGTCACAACATGAAGGTAGTGAATGGCATGTACTTCGCTACAAATTATGCCAACAGGCCATATATACCAAAAGCTAAAACTGCTTTTCAGTTCTTAAACTGTGACAAGGACTCTATCCATTTATCCGAATTGATTTAGATCGACTCATCGAGTTCCCATTGAAATAGGAAGACTACATTAGACAGCACATTTCTTTAGACAAAGACTccgttttttcctcttttcggaTGGTAAATAtttcttccctttcctttttctttctacaATGGAGATAGTAGCATGTAATGACAGATCGCTTGCAGATGATGAATTCTGGGATAAAGATGTTAAAAGAAATTATGCATATTAGAATCATAGGATCTAGTAATTGCTGATACTCAAAATAAGTCTTTTCCCATCGAATAGCAGAAAAAATACAAATCCTGATACTTCTATTCACTAGCGAGACTGGGTGGGAGGATGTCTCTGACAACATGAAAAAACGAAAAGCTTTGGTGGAATGTGGAACTGCAGACCATAGAAAGGTGATAACATGCGGATGCCACGTGTAAATCTtcacctggaaaaaaaaatcgaatggGATGCTGGAACAATAATGGAAAAGAGGACACTAAAAATCTAAGAATAGGTTGGTACCTTTAGGAGCATCAGTCTCAAAATATCTATAGTTGAAGTGCAATGTTGGAGCAAAAGGATTCTGTGGATGTAAGACctgaaaagacaagaaaaaaaaaaaaacggtgagCAAGTTATGGAGGGTATAGACATGGAAAAACAGCTGTAGTTCCTTCGCAACTCGAACAGTTTGATAATTGAACAACCACATTCGGATAACCTTCAATCATAGAAACCGGGTTTTTCAGCAATACAAAGCCACTTCGGCAAGTTGTTTCCCAAAGATACATTTCTCTAGTgagccaaaaagaaagagaatttttGCTGGTTGTAAGAGACATTTTGTCTGCTATCGTTCTAAATTCAAActcgagcaacaatttccactAGGCTCGTCTAACACAGCGCAATGCCTCTATCAGTTGACAACAGAATTCAAGTTTCAACCGCTATAATGAAATAACGACTTGAGAGCCTGACACCCCCATACTTCTCCTAAATTTCACCACCACAAGTCCCTCTCATcatcaaaaaacaaaattaacatTATCAACACTGGGGGAAAGAACCACAATCAAATCGCCAAATCTGAAGAATCCCCATTTCTACAATCTTCATCAAAGTAAACCAAACCAAACGCAAGTCAATCACGGAATTCACTCACCGAGCTGATGCCAGCGGCAAAAAAGGGAACGGGACCGGGCTTCGGATCGAAAGCAGCACCTTTTGCAGCCCTATAAGCCTCGGGAGGCATCACCCCGTACACCACCGAGACGTTCACTCCCGCCTTCTCCCAGACGGCGCCGTCCTGCAGCACCCTGCTGatcccgccaccgccgccgggCCTCGACCACACGTCCTCCTTGAACTTCCCTCCCCCGTCCACGGCCTCAATCGCCTCGCACACCCGGTCCTGTGCCTCCCTTATCATCCTCTCGAACCTCGCCCTCACCGAGGACTCCGACGGCGACGAGGCCGCGCCGTTCCGGCCGCCATCCACCTCGCGGAGGAACGTCTCGGGCCGCTCCGTCTCGGGGGTCTCCTTCTCGATCGACACGGCGCAGCGGATCGGGGAATTGAGGGTCATGATGCCGGGTCGTCCGAGGGTCTTGGTGGGTATCGTGGGTTTAGCTCTGAAACCGAAAGCGAGGGAAGCCGTCGACGCTGTTGCTCtgttagaagaagaagaagaagaagaagaagggaaggacgAGGTGATTGAGTAGGGgtagagagaggaagaggaagcacAGGGGAGAGTGGCCAATGGCGGCATTTTCGCTTCGTGCTCCGCTTGTCGAGCAAAAATGGCGATGCTTCTTTATAGTGATTGTGGAGATTTCATGGAGCtcattttagagagagagagagagcgagagagagagagagaggagataaGGTGAAGAAGAAGCCCACTGGGTTGTGAAATACCGTTGGAGATTGGGGAGCAAAATGCAAAATCAGGCGAGGCTGATAGGTTTGACCGTTGACTTCTGTGGGTTGCTTCTTTCTACTTACCACCAAACCAAAGCCCACTGAATTATGGGATTAAGGCTCGAATAAAATACTCAGTAGTAATAATCATAatattgacaaaaagaaaataaaagaatatttaaataattttacgGCTGCATGTGTTTAGTTGGTTCCTAGTATTTCgctgaaaataaataatttaaaaaatactttttaaaagtaattGCTTGTATGatttaaaatgattaattaataaaaaatatttttattattgagaacgacttatatttaaatattttcgtgaacgatgaaaatattttttcgttaaatttattattgtgagcaatacaaatgattatttttaaaaaaaatattttttaaattatatatgTTCCATAAAACGAACAGAACCCAATATACTTAGCCGCACGTTGGAGCCCATTTCATTAGCCTCGGTATCCAAGGCTTGACCCATGAACCCCGCAAAACATGTAATGTAGTAACTCGAAAAGATAACAGCTTTTAGACGAGGGTTATTGACTTGTGTAGTTCAAACCATGCCATCCGCGAActaaaaatctattttttttggtcaaatttgagTAGGCCcgaaaaagaatatttttttccttgggtCGTGCTAATGTATATAACAGCGGGCTAGCCTAATAGGAACATTTAGGCTCAATGCCACACCCCGCCCAACCATTGATCAGGTGTAGTAGGATTTACAAATCTCGAATCCAACCCGCACACATGGAAAGTCTTGAGTAAATTATACGCTTCATTCTAGTATATAAATGACTGTACATGGTGGATGAGTTAATGAACTTGCTATAATTAACACTTATACAAATCTGACGCATCTTATAGAAAGCAATTGATGTTGGAGAAACCATAGTTGTATCGTACCTACTGTACATGATATTTACAGATGAAAGGTACGCATCCATTGTTGCAACAGTAATCCTTCCCTTCTTCTACAGTCTGGATGGTGCATGCTGGGAGAGCTCCTCGCTTCTAGATTTGAGTTGACATTAGGACAAGTTTTGAACAAGGACTCGCTTGCTACAGCACTCCCGGTCGATTTTAACTTAGATGCAATCCCACAGCACTCCCAGTCGATTTTGCGTTTTCGAGGCGACTACAGATTCCAAACTCGTACGATCCTTGACCCACATTGATTCTAATCTCCTTCCTTGCCTAAACTGCCATGTGGATGAGCTCACAGATACTGACGCTATGTCCTAGCATATTTTGTGCTGTTAGTAACCAGTTGACTTGCACTTGATATTAACTCGATGCAGCACAGACCCGCCACCCCATCCTCGTTCTTTTCCGCGTTCTATTACAGACTGCAAAATCTGCAACACCTCTTCTGCGTTTTTTCCGGGCGCCAGTTCCAAATCAATCTGATATAGTGGAAGAGTTGGATTACCACTCTGCACCCTCATTCCACTTCGCTTTGCCTGGTGCTGGTTTTGCCTCAAGAAAGCATCTGAACCACTACCAACAATGTGCAAGATCCCATCATTAGCATCAATGTGGATCACACTGTCGAGAAAGATCTCGGATTCTAAGTCCCAATCTGGATCAGCCTCGATGCCTTGAAAATTAGGGTTAGCATAATCCACTAAGCTAGGGCAGCTAACAAGAAGTATCAACCTCTCGGTCATGATAACAAATTTACCAGCTTGCTTAAGAGCTCTGCACATGACTAATGGTTCATCCTTGAATTTTAAGCCATCACCGGCTTCAGTGAGCACAGATGTTCCAATTGCTTCTTCCCAAGAATAGGGTCTCAGGGGAAATTCTTTGCTTAAAGGCCTCGGGAGACGGATCCTTCGACGTGTGCCAGTTTGGTAGTGCTTGCTTCTGTTTCTGATGCTCTGAGCCGTTCTCCCGGTTACTTCAAGAATACTAGCTGCCGGTCTTGCCACTAGTCCAGTAA
Protein-coding sequences here:
- the LOC115752508 gene encoding RCC1 domain-containing protein RUG3, mitochondrial isoform X3, with protein sequence MSLVRQRLASLARPLSSSSSSSSFSSTTRLPLRHLDPAAGDVAATVQLYSWGRGASGQLGGGIEEVRMYPAPVAGLPLPPSFSLSPVPGRLHGSGRTDSSPASDAAIEVGISCGLFHSSAVVDGKLWIWGKGDGGRLGLGHENPVFLPTLNPNLDVVRCIALGGLHSVALDSLGRVFTWGYGGFGALGHSVYHRELLPRLVEGSWNGRICHIATSGTHTAALTEAGELYTWGREEGDGRLGLGPGRGPDQAGGLSIPCKVKALPVPMSSVSCGGFFTVAITEEGQVWNWGANSNYELGRGNKAGGWEPKPIPSLEHVCTIQIASGGYHSLALTDDGKVFSWGHGGHGQLGHSSIQSQKVPTVVEALANEHVIFIACGGSTSAAITGKCCLKVAQK
- the LOC115752510 gene encoding oxygen-dependent coproporphyrinogen-III oxidase, chloroplastic; protein product: MPPLATLPCASSSSLYPYSITSSFPSSSSSSSSNRATASTASLAFGFRAKPTIPTKTLGRPGIMTLNSPIRCAVSIEKETPETERPETFLREVDGGRNGAASSPSESSVRARFERMIREAQDRVCEAIEAVDGGGKFKEDVWSRPGGGGGISRVLQDGAVWEKAGVNVSVVYGVMPPEAYRAAKGAAFDPKPGPVPFFAAGISSVLHPQNPFAPTLHFNYRYFETDAPKDAPGAPRQWWFGGGTDFTPSYIFEEDVKHFHSVQKNACDKFDPSFYPRFKKWCDDYFYIKHRGERRGLGGIFFDDLNDYDQEMLLAFATECANCVIPAYIPIIEKRKDMPFTEKHKAWQQLRRGRYVEFNLVYDRGTTFGLKTGGRIESILVSLPLTARWEYDHKPEEGSEEWKLLDACINPKEWL